One Actinosynnema pretiosum DNA segment encodes these proteins:
- a CDS encoding DUF397 domain-containing protein, whose amino-acid sequence MTRDTGWFKSTYSSGGSNGCVEVRFTDWHKSTHSSAGSNACVEVQHAGTTVGVRDSKNPTGPAFRFTAAAWSAFTRGLATP is encoded by the coding sequence ATGACCCGCGACACGGGCTGGTTCAAGAGCACCTACAGCTCGGGTGGCAGCAACGGATGCGTAGAGGTCCGCTTCACCGACTGGCACAAGAGCACCCACAGCTCCGCTGGCAGCAACGCGTGCGTCGAGGTCCAGCACGCGGGCACCACCGTCGGCGTCCGGGACTCCAAGAACCCCACCGGCCCTGCGTTCCGCTTCACCGCCGCCGCCTGGTCCGCCTTCACGCGCGGTCTCGCAACGCCCTGA
- a CDS encoding dynamin family protein: MTTPQPLPLPQLVRRTREKLTALVRSVDPAAAELVDTRRGGKASVVVVGETNRGKSSLVNALLATPGLSPVDAEVATAAYLVLGHGERWACRARYAGGAPPVEFDRSQLIAWVSAAHELPEGALPPRSVEVDAPIPLLERLTIVDTPGVGGLDSAHGELAAEAAADATALLFVVDASAPFTRGELEFLRSVGERVETVVFALTKVDQFRGWREVVEADRALLAQHAPRFAGAVFHPVSARMFEMAAKAPNPDAAAMLRERSGVGELQAALQELVVGRAAMLGEANGLRALATVLDELVAVAEADLRALSAGEEQAEVLRGRRDELNSQRRSSTRSWQVKLRGEVQRARVEGNHEVARQVRDLQTWFRTAIDAADRDQLVALPGQVDAALQVVSSRISAGLGHRLGKVADLALADLFTPDEMAVIRGQFARGVTPPIVLRPPEKRTPTAEDKLLVFMGISGGLGAGRLAALPLAGLGIGALNPVVLPATLVIGLGAGWWMARTRKHSADKQHIKQWLSDSIADARSTLDQLVAEQLIEVEQQLSLALDDALAKRVEAIEAELREVDRALRMEAGERTRAVQAATRQAAELRAGRVKVDELLARIRALRDRA; encoded by the coding sequence ATGACCACCCCGCAGCCGCTGCCGCTGCCGCAGCTCGTCCGCCGGACGCGGGAGAAGCTGACCGCGCTGGTGCGCTCGGTCGACCCGGCCGCCGCCGAGCTCGTGGACACCCGGCGCGGCGGGAAGGCGTCGGTGGTCGTGGTCGGCGAGACCAACCGGGGCAAGAGCTCCCTGGTCAACGCCCTGCTCGCCACGCCCGGCCTGTCCCCGGTGGACGCCGAGGTCGCCACCGCCGCGTACCTGGTCCTCGGGCACGGCGAGCGGTGGGCGTGCCGCGCGCGCTACGCGGGCGGCGCCCCGCCGGTCGAGTTCGACCGCTCCCAGCTCATCGCCTGGGTCTCCGCCGCGCACGAGCTGCCCGAGGGCGCGCTGCCGCCGAGGTCGGTGGAGGTGGACGCCCCGATCCCGCTGCTGGAGCGGCTCACGATCGTGGACACCCCCGGTGTCGGCGGGCTGGACTCCGCGCACGGCGAGCTGGCGGCCGAGGCGGCGGCGGACGCGACGGCGCTGCTGTTCGTCGTGGACGCCTCCGCGCCGTTCACCAGGGGCGAGCTGGAGTTCCTGCGCTCGGTCGGCGAGCGGGTCGAGACGGTCGTGTTCGCGCTGACCAAGGTCGACCAGTTCCGGGGGTGGCGCGAGGTGGTCGAGGCGGACCGGGCGCTGCTGGCGCAGCACGCGCCGAGGTTCGCCGGGGCGGTGTTCCACCCGGTGTCGGCGCGGATGTTCGAGATGGCCGCGAAGGCCCCGAACCCGGACGCGGCGGCGATGCTGCGCGAGCGGTCCGGCGTCGGGGAGCTCCAGGCGGCGCTGCAGGAGCTGGTGGTCGGCCGGGCCGCGATGCTCGGCGAGGCGAACGGGCTGCGCGCGCTCGCCACCGTGCTGGACGAGCTGGTGGCCGTGGCCGAGGCGGACCTGCGGGCGCTGTCGGCGGGCGAGGAGCAGGCCGAGGTGCTGCGGGGGCGGCGCGACGAGCTGAACTCGCAGCGCAGGTCGTCCACGCGGAGCTGGCAGGTCAAGCTGCGCGGCGAGGTGCAGCGGGCGCGCGTGGAGGGCAACCACGAGGTGGCCAGGCAGGTGCGGGACCTCCAGACGTGGTTCCGCACCGCGATCGACGCCGCCGACCGGGACCAGCTGGTGGCGCTGCCGGGTCAGGTGGACGCGGCGCTGCAGGTCGTGTCGTCGAGGATCAGCGCGGGGCTCGGGCACCGGTTGGGGAAGGTCGCGGACCTGGCGCTGGCGGACCTGTTCACGCCGGACGAGATGGCGGTGATCCGGGGTCAGTTCGCGCGCGGCGTCACCCCGCCGATCGTGCTGCGCCCGCCGGAGAAGCGCACGCCCACCGCCGAGGACAAGCTGCTGGTGTTCATGGGCATCTCGGGCGGGCTGGGCGCGGGCCGGTTGGCCGCCCTGCCGCTGGCGGGGCTGGGCATCGGCGCGCTGAACCCGGTCGTGCTGCCCGCGACGCTGGTGATCGGGCTGGGCGCGGGGTGGTGGATGGCGCGCACGCGCAAGCACTCGGCGGACAAGCAGCACATCAAGCAGTGGCTGTCGGACTCGATCGCCGACGCGCGGTCCACCCTGGACCAGCTGGTGGCCGAGCAGCTGATCGAGGTCGAGCAGCAGCTGTCGCTGGCGCTGGACGACGCGCTCGCCAAGCGGGTCGAGGCGATCGAGGCGGAGCTGCGCGAGGTGGACCGCGCGCTGCGCATGGAGGCGGGCGAGCGCACCCGCGCGGTCCAGGCGGCGACGAGGCAGGCGGCGGAGCTGCGCGCGGGGCGCGTGAAGGTGGACGAGCTGCTGGCCAGGATCAGGGCGTTGCGAGACCGCGCGTGA
- the grpE gene encoding nucleotide exchange factor GrpE codes for MTWGGGGTEPGRGASEPDVETIAGELLDQALAERRALVQLCLYALDRARSSGVVERIEEGLSAIGVTALRPDGERFDPSVHEAGGVVPTDDVTLDGLVAETEVVGFADRGRTLRAPIVTVYTAR; via the coding sequence ATGACGTGGGGCGGCGGTGGAACGGAACCGGGCCGGGGGGCGTCGGAGCCGGACGTGGAGACCATCGCGGGTGAACTGCTCGACCAGGCGCTCGCCGAGCGGCGCGCCCTGGTCCAGCTGTGCCTGTACGCGCTGGACCGCGCCCGCAGCTCGGGCGTCGTCGAGCGCATCGAGGAGGGCCTGTCGGCCATCGGCGTGACCGCGCTGCGGCCGGACGGCGAGCGGTTCGACCCGTCCGTGCACGAGGCGGGCGGCGTGGTGCCCACCGACGACGTCACGCTCGACGGCCTGGTCGCCGAGACCGAGGTGGTCGGCTTCGCCGACCGCGGGCGCACGCTCCGCGCGCCGATCGTCACCGTCTACACGGCCCGATGA
- a CDS encoding dynamin family protein, whose translation MTGQARYAGPLSAAVASLCTGLGPHVSPRTAAGLRGVLARLAAPLQVAVAGRIKSGKSTLVNALIGRRVAPTDVGECTRLVTRYQYGTVDRVEVVLADGRKQVLPFDAEGMVPAQLGVDLTTVSHVEAFLTNAVLRDLTVIDTPGLGSLDADSVARTEAVLHHGGLDPVSRGAVAGAEAVLYVFTQGVRVDDRQALAAFTAATAGREAGPANAIAVLNKADTIAPETVDGADGDVWKAALLLAERQAKTLKPRVADVLPVIGLVAESAETGGFSSADADALRRLAELDPATRETMLMSADLFTAWECDVPQGARARLLERLDLHGVRTALEAVDAEPAITAGALRRKLLDASGLDGVRGKLNAVFRARADGIKAAAALASVSALAAASGDPGERQRVHNAIEVLLAKPEAHQLRLLEALTLVASGAVGMPVDLAEEVLRFGASADPVEQLGMVGRPPEAVAAYALERAGWWRSFASFGATPAQSRVAHVVHRAYFLIWQQVRGHQRVRGRR comes from the coding sequence GTGACAGGTCAGGCGAGGTACGCGGGTCCGCTCTCTGCGGCTGTGGCGTCGCTGTGCACAGGCCTCGGCCCGCACGTCTCCCCGCGCACCGCCGCCGGACTGCGCGGCGTGCTCGCCAGGCTGGCCGCGCCGCTCCAGGTCGCGGTCGCCGGGCGCATCAAGTCCGGCAAGTCCACGCTGGTCAACGCGCTGATCGGCCGCCGCGTCGCGCCGACCGACGTCGGCGAGTGCACCCGCCTGGTCACCCGCTACCAGTACGGCACGGTCGACCGGGTCGAGGTCGTCCTCGCCGACGGCCGCAAGCAGGTGCTCCCGTTCGACGCGGAGGGCATGGTGCCCGCCCAGCTTGGCGTCGACCTCACGACCGTCTCGCACGTCGAGGCGTTCCTGACCAACGCGGTGCTGCGCGACCTGACCGTCATCGACACCCCCGGCCTCGGCTCGCTCGACGCCGACTCGGTCGCCCGCACCGAGGCCGTGCTGCACCACGGCGGGCTCGACCCGGTGTCCAGGGGCGCGGTCGCGGGCGCCGAGGCCGTCCTCTACGTCTTCACCCAGGGCGTGCGCGTGGACGACCGGCAGGCGCTGGCCGCGTTCACCGCCGCGACGGCGGGCCGCGAGGCGGGCCCGGCCAACGCGATCGCCGTGCTCAACAAGGCCGACACCATCGCCCCCGAGACCGTGGACGGCGCGGACGGCGACGTGTGGAAGGCCGCCCTGCTGCTCGCCGAGCGGCAGGCCAAGACGCTCAAGCCCAGGGTCGCCGACGTGCTGCCGGTCATCGGGCTGGTCGCCGAGTCCGCCGAGACCGGCGGCTTCTCCTCGGCCGACGCCGACGCGCTGCGCAGGCTCGCCGAGCTGGACCCGGCCACCCGCGAGACCATGCTGATGTCCGCCGACCTGTTCACCGCCTGGGAGTGCGACGTCCCGCAGGGCGCCAGGGCCAGGCTGCTGGAGCGGCTGGACCTGCACGGCGTGCGCACCGCGCTGGAGGCGGTGGACGCCGAACCGGCCATCACGGCGGGCGCGCTGCGCCGCAAGCTGCTCGACGCGTCCGGGCTGGACGGGGTGCGCGGCAAGCTCAACGCGGTGTTCCGCGCCCGCGCCGACGGCATCAAGGCCGCCGCCGCGCTCGCCTCGGTGAGCGCGCTCGCCGCGGCGTCCGGCGACCCCGGCGAGCGGCAGCGCGTGCACAACGCCATCGAGGTGCTGCTGGCCAAGCCGGAAGCGCACCAGCTGCGGCTGCTGGAGGCGCTGACCCTGGTCGCGTCCGGCGCGGTCGGGATGCCGGTCGACCTGGCCGAGGAGGTCCTGCGGTTCGGCGCCTCGGCCGACCCGGTGGAGCAGCTGGGCATGGTGGGCAGGCCGCCCGAGGCGGTGGCGGCGTACGCGCTGGAGCGCGCCGGGTGGTGGCGCTCGTTCGCCTCGTTCGGGGCGACGCCCGCGCAGAGCCGGGTCGCGCACGTCGTGCACCGGGCGTACTTCTTGATCTGGCAGCAGGTGCGGGGGCACCAGCGGGTTCGGGGGCGGCGATGA
- a CDS encoding sensor histidine kinase, translated as MRAHPAFGDTLIAGVLFMFDLLTLAAAGLPRQVPAEDAGVVTSGVSGAAWLTVLVLMIGPLPVRRRYPRTTSALILLGAWVQLFTHGAVDDPGGLPLRPADMALAVALYTMVVFVGRRPSLLYLAALSVGSVLWAVTAMGGPAGVMMLFVIAPVFGFSWALGEFVGARRAYHSELEQRLRLLELERGQQARIAVGEERSRIARELHDVVAHAVSVMVVQADGAGYAIRTQPELAEAAVRTISDTGRQALAELRRLLGVLRSEDGSGAQWAPQPGAGDLRELAEALRASGLPVTLVVSGDLGVLPAGLGLGVYRIVQEALTNTLKHAGSGASAVVRVDCGPERVLVEVVDDGFGTPHDLVELSGGNGLIGMRERAGVLGGRLEAGPNPGGGWRVRVDLPLVPA; from the coding sequence ATGCGAGCGCACCCCGCGTTCGGGGACACCCTGATCGCCGGGGTGCTCTTCATGTTCGACCTGCTCACCCTCGCCGCCGCCGGACTGCCGCGCCAGGTCCCCGCGGAGGACGCCGGGGTCGTGACGTCCGGGGTCTCCGGCGCGGCCTGGCTCACCGTGCTGGTGCTGATGATCGGCCCGCTGCCGGTGCGCCGCAGGTACCCGAGGACGACCAGCGCCCTGATCCTGCTGGGCGCCTGGGTCCAGCTGTTCACCCACGGCGCCGTGGACGACCCAGGCGGGCTGCCGCTCCGGCCCGCCGACATGGCGCTCGCCGTCGCGCTCTACACGATGGTCGTGTTCGTGGGCAGGCGGCCGAGCCTGCTCTACCTGGCCGCGCTGTCGGTGGGCAGCGTCCTGTGGGCGGTGACCGCCATGGGCGGCCCCGCGGGCGTGATGATGCTGTTCGTGATCGCCCCGGTGTTCGGGTTCAGCTGGGCGCTGGGCGAGTTCGTCGGCGCGCGCCGCGCCTACCACTCCGAGCTGGAGCAGCGGCTCCGGCTGCTGGAGCTGGAGCGCGGGCAGCAGGCCAGGATCGCGGTGGGCGAGGAGCGGTCGCGGATCGCGCGGGAGCTGCACGACGTGGTGGCGCACGCGGTGAGCGTGATGGTGGTGCAGGCCGACGGCGCCGGGTACGCGATCCGGACGCAGCCCGAGCTGGCCGAGGCCGCCGTGCGCACCATCTCCGACACCGGGCGGCAGGCGCTGGCCGAGCTGCGCAGGCTGCTGGGCGTGCTGCGCAGCGAGGACGGGTCGGGCGCGCAGTGGGCGCCGCAGCCGGGCGCGGGCGACCTGCGGGAGCTGGCCGAGGCGCTGCGCGCCTCCGGGCTGCCGGTGACCCTGGTGGTCAGCGGCGACCTGGGCGTGCTGCCCGCCGGGCTCGGGCTGGGCGTGTACCGGATCGTGCAGGAGGCGCTGACCAACACGCTCAAGCACGCGGGCAGCGGGGCGAGCGCGGTGGTGCGGGTGGACTGCGGTCCGGAGCGGGTGCTGGTCGAGGTGGTGGACGACGGCTTCGGCACGCCCCACGACCTGGTCGAGCTGTCCGGCGGCAACGGGCTGATCGGGATGAGGGAGCGGGCCGGGGTGCTGGGGGGTCGGCTGGAGGCCGGGCCCAACCCCGGAGGCGGGTGGCGGGTCAGGGTCGACCTGCCGCTCGTGCCCGCGTGA
- a CDS encoding response regulator: MIQVLLVDDQELMRMGFRMVLNAQEDISVVGEAGDGLDAVHMAEQLRPDVVLMDVRMPVLDGVEATKRITEAGTARVLVMTTFDMDEYALSALRSGASGFLLKDTPPADLVSALRAVASGDAVVSPSVTKRLLGRFLGEGGGTLRDASVLDALTEREREVLVLIAKGMSNTEIARKLFLSEATVKTHVGRILAKLELRDRVQAVVLAYETGLVRPGDV; the protein is encoded by the coding sequence ATGATCCAGGTGTTGCTCGTCGACGACCAGGAGCTCATGCGGATGGGTTTCCGCATGGTGCTCAACGCGCAGGAGGACATCAGCGTCGTCGGTGAGGCGGGGGACGGGCTCGACGCCGTGCACATGGCCGAGCAGCTGCGCCCCGACGTGGTGCTGATGGACGTGCGGATGCCCGTGCTCGACGGGGTCGAGGCGACCAAGCGGATCACCGAGGCCGGGACGGCGCGGGTGCTGGTCATGACCACGTTCGACATGGACGAGTACGCGCTGTCCGCGCTGCGCAGCGGGGCCAGCGGGTTCCTGCTCAAGGACACGCCGCCCGCCGACCTGGTGTCGGCGCTGCGGGCGGTGGCCAGCGGGGACGCCGTGGTGTCGCCGAGCGTGACCAAGCGGCTGCTGGGGCGGTTCCTCGGCGAGGGCGGCGGGACGCTGCGCGACGCGTCGGTGCTGGACGCGCTGACCGAGCGGGAGCGCGAGGTGCTGGTGCTGATCGCCAAGGGCATGTCGAACACGGAGATCGCGCGGAAGCTGTTCCTGTCCGAGGCGACGGTGAAGACGCACGTGGGGCGCATCCTGGCGAAGCTGGAGCTGCGGGACCGGGTGCAGGCGGTGGTGCTGGCCTACGAGACCGGGCTGGTGCGGCCGGGCGACGTGTGA
- a CDS encoding SDR family oxidoreductase produces MTLQGKVAAVTGATRGAGRAIAVELGAAGATVFVGGRTTRESRSPIGRTETIEETAELVTAAGGTGIAVRCDFTDPADVDAFRDRIEAERGGRLDVLVDDVWGGELDVEFAPFWEQDLEAQLRMWDNSVRAHLVSLHRLLPLLIRRPGGLLVEVTDGDTDDHYPGTLAYDSVKVAIRRFGRVLAKELEPHGCTSVAATPGFLRSEQMLEHFGVTEATWRDAIAKEPHYALSETPHYLGRGLAALAADPDRHRFTGQALASWTLMREYGFTDLDGSKPDWGRWNDDVVKPERDPGDFDAEDYR; encoded by the coding sequence ATGACTTTGCAGGGCAAGGTCGCCGCGGTCACCGGCGCGACGCGCGGCGCGGGCCGGGCGATCGCCGTCGAGCTGGGCGCGGCGGGCGCCACCGTCTTCGTCGGCGGGCGCACCACCCGCGAGAGCCGGTCGCCGATCGGCCGCACCGAGACCATCGAGGAGACCGCCGAGCTGGTCACCGCCGCCGGGGGCACCGGCATCGCGGTGCGCTGCGACTTCACCGACCCCGCCGACGTGGACGCGTTCCGCGACCGGATCGAGGCCGAGCGCGGCGGGCGGCTCGACGTCCTCGTCGACGACGTCTGGGGCGGCGAGCTCGACGTGGAGTTCGCCCCCTTCTGGGAGCAGGACCTCGAAGCCCAGCTGCGCATGTGGGACAACAGCGTCCGCGCGCACCTGGTCTCCCTGCACCGCCTCCTGCCGCTGCTGATCCGCAGGCCGGGGGGCCTGCTGGTCGAGGTCACCGACGGCGACACCGACGACCACTACCCCGGCACCCTGGCCTACGACTCGGTCAAGGTCGCGATCCGCCGCTTCGGCCGGGTGCTGGCCAAGGAGCTGGAGCCGCACGGCTGCACCTCGGTCGCCGCCACGCCCGGCTTCCTGCGCTCGGAGCAGATGCTGGAGCACTTCGGCGTCACCGAGGCCACCTGGCGCGACGCGATCGCCAAGGAGCCGCACTACGCCCTCTCGGAGACCCCGCACTACCTGGGCCGGGGCTTGGCCGCGCTGGCCGCCGACCCGGACAGGCACCGCTTCACCGGCCAGGCGCTCGCGTCCTGGACGCTCATGCGCGAGTACGGCTTCACCGACCTGGACGGCTCCAAGCCGGACTGGGGCCGCTGGAACGACGACGTCGTGAAGCCCGAGCGGGACCCCGGCGACTTCGACGCCGAGGACTACCGCTAG
- a CDS encoding TetR/AcrR family transcriptional regulator: MARPKSITDERLLKATGDVINREGPDFTMAQVAAEAKVSVGTLATRFGSKSGLLQALSRREIAQVGDRMRAAAEGLPPLEGLRAALTAWFFEGTPDPATAGNHLAQLGVDLMDPALRALLADLHVAIETALRDLVAAVDLPGAPEPDRAARVLHALVSGATLDWSIRPNGGLVDRMLHDVDAVLDAWGRP, translated from the coding sequence GTGGCCCGCCCCAAGTCCATCACCGACGAACGCCTCCTGAAGGCGACCGGCGACGTCATCAACCGCGAGGGCCCGGACTTCACGATGGCCCAGGTCGCCGCCGAGGCGAAGGTCTCGGTCGGCACCCTCGCCACCCGGTTCGGCTCCAAGAGCGGCCTGCTCCAAGCCCTCAGCAGGCGCGAGATCGCCCAGGTCGGCGACCGGATGCGCGCCGCCGCCGAGGGCCTGCCGCCCCTGGAGGGCCTCAGGGCCGCCCTCACCGCCTGGTTCTTCGAGGGCACCCCGGACCCGGCGACGGCGGGCAACCACCTCGCCCAGCTGGGCGTGGACCTCATGGACCCGGCCCTGCGCGCCCTGCTCGCCGACCTGCACGTCGCGATCGAGACCGCCCTGCGCGACCTGGTCGCGGCGGTCGACCTGCCGGGCGCGCCGGAACCGGACCGGGCGGCGCGGGTGCTGCACGCCCTGGTCTCCGGCGCGACCCTGGACTGGTCGATCCGACCTAACGGCGGGCTGGTCGACCGGATGCTGCACGACGTGGACGCGGTGCTGGACGCATGGGGACGTCCCTGA
- a CDS encoding HAD family hydrolase: protein MERTPRLIALDIDGTLVPTGSNEVSPAVLDAVGRAVASGARVVLSTGRSVLGTLGVAERLGVGGTLLCSNGAVWWDVRAGAAVRRSVFDAAAALAVLREALPGAVFASEVAGVGSLALGRWAEGDLSGDVREVGVGEFTAEPTSRLVARWAGREPGELAARMSGIRLPGATWTSDHVEAWLTVVPEGVSKGAELERLRRELGVDPADTAAIGDGHNDVAMLRWAGCGVAMGQAPEGVRAAADVVTGTLAEDGVAAALGRWF, encoded by the coding sequence ATGGAGCGGACACCTCGCCTGATCGCGCTGGACATCGACGGAACCCTCGTGCCGACCGGGAGCAACGAGGTCTCGCCCGCCGTCCTGGACGCGGTCGGGCGGGCCGTGGCGAGCGGGGCGCGGGTGGTGCTGTCCACCGGGCGGAGCGTGCTCGGGACCCTGGGCGTGGCGGAGCGGCTCGGGGTGGGCGGGACGCTGCTGTGCTCGAACGGGGCGGTGTGGTGGGACGTCCGGGCTGGGGCGGCGGTGCGGCGGTCGGTGTTCGACGCGGCGGCGGCGCTGGCGGTGCTGCGGGAGGCGCTGCCGGGGGCGGTGTTCGCGAGCGAGGTCGCCGGGGTGGGGAGCCTGGCGCTCGGACGGTGGGCCGAGGGGGACCTGTCCGGGGACGTGCGGGAGGTCGGGGTCGGGGAGTTCACGGCGGAGCCGACGTCGCGGCTGGTCGCGCGGTGGGCGGGGCGGGAGCCGGGGGAGCTGGCGGCCCGGATGTCCGGGATCAGGCTGCCCGGCGCCACGTGGACCTCGGACCACGTGGAGGCGTGGTTGACCGTGGTGCCCGAGGGGGTGTCGAAGGGGGCCGAACTGGAGCGGCTGCGGCGGGAACTGGGGGTCGACCCGGCGGACACGGCGGCGATCGGCGACGGGCACAACGACGTGGCGATGCTGCGGTGGGCCGGGTGCGGGGTGGCCATGGGGCAGGCGCCCGAGGGGGTGCGCGCGGCGGCCGACGTGGTGACCGGGACGTTGGCGGAGGACGGGGTGGCGGCGGCGCTGGGGCGGTGGTTCTGA
- a CDS encoding Hsp20/alpha crystallin family protein, giving the protein MLMRTDPFRELDRFAQQVLRGVGGLGSGGQGGTWSRPAMMPMDAYRVGDEFVVEFDLPGVAADAIELDVERNVLTVKAERRPNHLGRVAAGASRADAAGVDASRASSSRAGAEAGDRGTGQSGVARQSGAAGQPSEVEQSGLVEMVVSERPLGVFSRQLFLGDALDAENIRADYDAGVLTLRIPISERTKPRKIAIGSAGNRSAEHTDRTTVDATHVDRKELSSESAQTGT; this is encoded by the coding sequence ATGTTGATGCGCACCGACCCCTTCCGGGAGCTGGACCGCTTCGCGCAGCAGGTGCTGCGGGGGGTGGGTGGCCTCGGGTCCGGTGGACAGGGCGGCACGTGGTCGCGGCCGGCGATGATGCCGATGGACGCCTACCGGGTCGGGGACGAGTTCGTGGTCGAGTTCGACCTGCCGGGGGTGGCGGCGGACGCGATCGAGCTGGACGTGGAGCGGAACGTGCTCACGGTGAAGGCCGAGCGCAGGCCGAACCACCTGGGGCGGGTTGCGGCTGGGGCTTCGCGGGCGGATGCCGCGGGGGTCGACGCCTCGCGGGCGAGCAGTTCGCGGGCCGGCGCTGAGGCAGGCGACCGGGGGACCGGGCAGTCGGGCGTGGCCAGGCAGTCGGGTGCGGCGGGGCAGCCGAGTGAGGTCGAGCAGTCGGGCCTGGTCGAGATGGTGGTGTCGGAGCGACCGCTGGGCGTGTTCTCCCGGCAGCTGTTCCTGGGCGACGCCCTGGACGCGGAGAACATCCGCGCCGACTACGACGCGGGTGTCCTGACCCTGCGCATCCCGATCTCCGAGCGCACGAAGCCGAGGAAGATCGCGATCGGCAGCGCGGGCAACCGCAGCGCCGAGCACACCGACCGCACCACGGTCGACGCCACGCACGTGGACCGCAAGGAGCTCAGCTCCGAGAGCGCGCAGACCGGGACCTGA
- a CDS encoding sensor histidine kinase, translated as MEGTNLEWRALARRQWPLASVLVMFLLLQAQGDGPAWSNLIGSLSLAALAVVSPRKPFDAALAAATALVASSVLMRATGATPGPSLLGALTIVELGAMMAMAAIVVRQEKVWRSTVALVVLVAAGVAEYYIRPNYWVRYPDHFPAEPSLLPNAVVTLILLALAVGTGLYFRARDRERATAVRAEVAAAQHAERMALARELHDVVAHYVTGIVVHAQAAQAVPQAAQEVLPIIVTSGNEALTAMRRLVGTLRDSEAAAPEATDSGLADDVRAVAEKSGQPVRLSVDLPGEFPVALARSVLRLVQESLTNTRKHADGVTRVDVEVTSDGSAVRVLVADDGRQRTSPLTGSSGYGLVGMRERAELLGGSFTAGPRPTGGWEVRAEIPVSND; from the coding sequence GTGGAGGGCACCAACCTCGAATGGCGGGCACTGGCCCGACGGCAGTGGCCGCTGGCGAGCGTCCTGGTGATGTTCCTGCTGCTCCAGGCGCAGGGCGACGGACCCGCCTGGTCGAACCTGATCGGGTCGCTGTCGCTCGCCGCGCTGGCCGTGGTGTCCCCGCGCAAGCCGTTCGACGCTGCGCTCGCCGCCGCGACCGCGCTGGTGGCGTCCTCCGTGCTGATGCGCGCGACGGGCGCGACGCCCGGCCCGTCGCTGCTGGGCGCGCTGACCATTGTCGAGCTCGGGGCGATGATGGCGATGGCGGCCATCGTGGTGCGGCAGGAGAAGGTCTGGCGCTCGACGGTCGCCCTGGTGGTGCTGGTGGCCGCCGGGGTCGCCGAGTACTACATCCGACCGAACTACTGGGTCAGGTACCCGGACCACTTCCCGGCCGAGCCCAGCCTGCTGCCGAACGCCGTGGTCACGCTGATCCTGCTGGCGCTGGCCGTGGGCACGGGCCTGTACTTCCGGGCGCGCGACCGGGAGCGGGCGACGGCGGTGCGGGCCGAGGTGGCGGCGGCGCAGCACGCGGAGCGGATGGCGCTGGCCAGGGAGCTGCACGACGTGGTGGCGCACTACGTGACCGGCATCGTCGTGCACGCCCAGGCGGCCCAGGCGGTGCCGCAGGCGGCGCAGGAGGTGCTGCCGATCATCGTGACCAGCGGGAACGAGGCGCTGACGGCGATGCGGCGCCTGGTCGGCACGCTGCGCGACTCGGAGGCGGCGGCCCCGGAGGCGACGGACAGCGGCCTGGCCGACGACGTGCGCGCGGTGGCCGAGAAGTCGGGCCAACCGGTGCGGCTGAGCGTCGACCTGCCCGGCGAGTTCCCGGTCGCACTGGCCCGGTCGGTGCTGCGGCTGGTGCAGGAGTCGCTGACGAACACCAGGAAGCACGCGGACGGCGTGACGCGCGTCGACGTGGAGGTCACCAGCGACGGCTCGGCGGTGCGGGTGCTCGTGGCCGACGACGGCCGCCAGCGCACGTCCCCGCTGACCGGCTCCAGCGGCTACGGCCTGGTCGGGATGCGCGAACGCGCGGAACTCCTCGGCGGCTCCTTCACCGCGGGCCCACGCCCCACCGGCGGCTGGGAGGTCCGAGCCGAGATCCCGGTCTCGAACGACTGA
- the trmB gene encoding tRNA (guanosine(46)-N7)-methyltransferase TrmB: MTVGQQRAWDTHWDRVGREVKALPEGPVDFTAWFGREAPVLLEIGSGMGETTSQLVAAAPELNYVAVEVYKPGLGQLLLRTEALGATNLRAFRGDAVDLLESHVEPGTLAGVRIFFPDPWPKKKHHKRRLVQPEFVKLLASRLRPGGTLHMATDWESYAEQMLEVCSAEPALRNLHDGWAPRPEWRPVTKFEQRAVEEERVSHDLMFERV, translated from the coding sequence ATGACCGTCGGTCAGCAACGCGCGTGGGACACCCACTGGGACCGCGTCGGCCGCGAGGTCAAGGCGCTCCCCGAGGGGCCGGTGGACTTCACGGCCTGGTTCGGGCGGGAAGCCCCCGTCCTGCTGGAGATCGGCTCCGGCATGGGCGAGACCACCAGTCAGCTGGTGGCCGCCGCGCCGGAGCTGAACTACGTCGCGGTCGAGGTGTACAAGCCGGGCCTGGGGCAGCTGCTGCTGCGCACCGAGGCGCTCGGCGCGACGAACCTGCGGGCCTTCCGCGGCGACGCGGTCGACCTGCTGGAGTCGCACGTCGAACCGGGGACGCTGGCCGGGGTCCGGATCTTCTTCCCGGACCCCTGGCCCAAGAAGAAGCACCACAAGCGCAGGCTCGTGCAGCCGGAGTTCGTGAAGCTGCTGGCCAGCAGGCTGCGACCGGGCGGGACGCTGCACATGGCGACCGACTGGGAGAGCTACGCCGAGCAGATGCTCGAGGTGTGCTCCGCCGAGCCCGCGCTGCGCAACCTGCACGACGGCTGGGCCCCGCGCCCGGAGTGGCGGCCGGTGACGAAGTTCGAGCAGCGCGCGGTCGAGGAGGAGCGGGTCAGCCACGACCTGATGTTCGAGCGGGTCTAG